A single genomic interval of Stieleria maiorica harbors:
- a CDS encoding RnfABCDGE type electron transport complex subunit D encodes MNDSQTFQTTPSVASASDAGSADSIADQAKATPGGTWRRWLTLENRFLAPLLITSILLVGQLSFGILESWSRTLIAIGIAIAFELVLGKLVVGRFPHLASAYISGISVGILIRSPFIWPYAMCAGLSIMSKYVLRIHDRHLWNPSNFGVSAMLFLYPAAVASLSIQWGNSLWPMLVVWCLGAMIISRLKRFHICLTYVISFIAFAGARSWLTGSPFLANVSPLTGPMYQLFVFFMITDPKTTVRSKWGQCLVAFLVAAVEMILRLAEFIHAPYYALFLVGPVALAIEMRWTRGRSGRPGDAERVLNRDKNADDSAPPRELGPPPTS; translated from the coding sequence ATGAACGATTCTCAAACATTCCAAACGACACCCAGCGTTGCCTCAGCCTCGGATGCCGGCAGCGCCGACTCCATCGCCGACCAGGCCAAGGCAACACCGGGCGGAACATGGCGTCGCTGGCTGACACTGGAAAATCGGTTCCTGGCACCGTTGTTGATCACCAGTATCTTGCTGGTGGGGCAACTCAGCTTCGGCATCCTTGAAAGCTGGTCGAGAACCTTGATCGCCATCGGGATTGCGATCGCGTTTGAGCTTGTGTTGGGCAAGTTGGTGGTCGGCAGGTTTCCCCACTTGGCGAGTGCCTACATCTCCGGGATCAGCGTCGGTATTCTGATTCGATCGCCGTTCATTTGGCCCTACGCCATGTGCGCGGGACTCTCGATCATGTCGAAATACGTCCTGCGGATTCACGACCGACACCTATGGAACCCGTCCAATTTTGGTGTCAGCGCGATGCTGTTTCTTTATCCGGCGGCGGTGGCCAGCCTGAGCATCCAATGGGGAAACAGCTTGTGGCCGATGCTGGTGGTTTGGTGCCTTGGGGCGATGATCATCAGCCGATTGAAACGGTTTCACATTTGTCTGACGTATGTGATTTCATTCATCGCGTTTGCCGGGGCACGCAGCTGGCTGACCGGCAGCCCGTTCTTGGCAAACGTGTCACCGCTGACCGGACCGATGTATCAGTTGTTCGTTTTCTTTATGATCACCGATCCGAAAACGACGGTCCGGTCCAAATGGGGGCAGTGTTTGGTCGCGTTTCTTGTCGCGGCCGTGGAAATGATCCTGCGATTGGCCGAATTCATTCACGCCCCGTATTACGCCCTGTTTCTGGTCGGGCCTGTTGCGTTGGCCATCGAGATGCGATGGACGCGAGGTCGCTCCGGCCGGCCCGGTGATGCCGAGCGAGTGTTAAACCGTGACAAAAATGCCGACGATTCCGCCCCGCCGAGGGAACTCGGGCCTCCGCCAACGAGTTGA
- a CDS encoding Gfo/Idh/MocA family protein yields the protein MSQRPLNVGLIGGGGGAFIVQPHQRAIHFDGTRRVVAAALHPDPKVALEEAANWDYPITGYTNYDEMIDVESKKPVGERVDYVVVVTPNHVHFDPSIKCVRAGIPVFCEKPLTLNLDEAKQLVEAVEEAKIPFGVAHTYLGHWTSRFARFIVTSGLLGDVRWADSRYLQGWLAGRTEDAGVAQAEWRVDPKKSGISCCGGDIGTHALMQLRYITGLDVTKVQANLVTFVEGRLLDDHFTTYCELSNGGKALVRASQIAIGHKNDLGIEINGTKGTLIWDQEFPEQVKILLPNQPDRTYFRGAIAANDGFLGDLPEELMAEPNIPAGHPEAFHDAYARLHRCFEQDVRAYNDGKPFSCDGSKYANVQDGLNGMQFIQAAVDSSANGSTWVEL from the coding sequence ATGAGTCAACGACCTCTCAATGTTGGATTGATCGGCGGTGGCGGTGGTGCTTTCATCGTCCAACCGCATCAACGCGCCATCCATTTCGACGGAACCCGACGCGTGGTCGCCGCGGCGCTGCACCCGGATCCGAAAGTGGCATTGGAAGAGGCTGCCAATTGGGATTATCCGATCACCGGATACACCAACTACGACGAAATGATCGACGTCGAGTCCAAAAAACCGGTCGGCGAGCGGGTCGATTATGTGGTGGTCGTGACGCCCAACCACGTTCACTTCGATCCCTCGATCAAGTGTGTCCGAGCCGGCATCCCCGTGTTCTGCGAAAAACCCTTGACGCTGAACCTGGACGAAGCGAAACAGCTGGTCGAGGCGGTCGAAGAAGCCAAGATCCCCTTCGGCGTTGCACACACCTACCTCGGTCACTGGACCAGCCGCTTCGCGCGGTTCATCGTCACCAGTGGATTGTTGGGGGATGTGCGTTGGGCGGATTCGCGCTACCTGCAAGGTTGGCTGGCCGGACGAACCGAAGACGCAGGCGTCGCCCAAGCGGAGTGGCGTGTCGATCCCAAGAAATCTGGTATCAGCTGCTGCGGCGGTGACATCGGAACCCACGCGTTGATGCAGTTGCGGTACATCACCGGACTGGATGTCACCAAGGTCCAAGCCAACCTGGTCACGTTCGTCGAGGGACGTCTGTTGGATGATCACTTCACGACCTACTGTGAACTGTCCAACGGCGGCAAGGCCTTGGTTCGCGCGTCGCAAATCGCCATCGGACACAAGAACGACCTGGGCATCGAAATCAACGGCACCAAGGGCACTTTGATCTGGGACCAAGAATTCCCGGAACAAGTCAAGATTTTGTTGCCCAACCAACCCGACAGGACGTATTTCCGAGGTGCGATCGCCGCCAACGACGGATTCCTCGGCGATTTGCCCGAAGAACTGATGGCCGAACCGAATATCCCCGCCGGACACCCCGAAGCATTCCACGACGCTTACGCCCGGCTTCACCGTTGTTTCGAACAAGACGTTCGCGCGTACAACGACGGCAAACCCTTCAGCTGTGATGGCAGCAAGTACGCCAACGTGCAAGATGGTCTGAACGGCATGCAATTCATTCAAGCCGCCGTGGACAGTTCGGCCAACGGTTCGACCTGGGTCGAGCTCTAA
- a CDS encoding FAD-dependent oxidoreductase: MNLKRRQFCSSLALASVAATLNVAPAAAESEADVVIIGGGLGGCAAAIAALRNGRRVVMTEPSDWIGGQLTSQGVPPDEHRWIETHGANESYRAFRAQIRSYYRKNYPLTDAAENNPLLNPGNGNVSRLCAEPKVSLAVLQQQFAPYQSSGQLRLLLHTVPVSADVVGDRVEAVTVRSSLTGDSMVLRGKYFVDASETGDLLPLTGTEFVSGSEAQSDTGELHAAPTADPNNHQAFTICFAVDYLAGQNHVIEQPAEWQFWRDFVPQLTPSWPGKLLDFTYTHPSSGNPKTLAFDPQGGRSVGGVLNLWTYRRIIDATLFNAGRFDSDVSLINWPQNDYLLGNLFGDGPEQAEMHLERARQLSLCLLYWLQTEAPRSDGGTGFAGLRLRGDLMDSADGLAKMPYVRESRRIRARFTVLEEHVGRENRSMVTGQPVGEVKAAEFEDSVGVGSYHIDLHPSSGGDNYIDFASLPFQVPLGALLPVRMKNLLPASKNIGTTHITNGCYRLHPVEWGIGEAVGCLVDFALQRQQTPHAIAQTPSLLSDFQKLIRRQGIETHWKL, from the coding sequence ATGAACTTGAAACGACGCCAGTTTTGTTCTTCTCTTGCGCTCGCTTCGGTCGCCGCAACCCTGAATGTTGCCCCTGCCGCCGCGGAGTCGGAGGCGGATGTCGTGATCATCGGCGGCGGGCTGGGAGGCTGTGCCGCGGCGATCGCCGCGCTCCGCAATGGCAGACGCGTGGTGATGACCGAACCGTCAGACTGGATCGGGGGCCAATTGACCAGCCAGGGCGTGCCGCCTGATGAGCACCGATGGATCGAAACCCATGGTGCCAACGAGTCCTATCGAGCGTTTCGGGCACAGATCCGCAGCTACTATCGCAAAAACTACCCGCTGACCGATGCGGCTGAGAACAATCCACTTTTGAATCCCGGCAACGGAAATGTGTCGCGGTTGTGCGCCGAACCCAAGGTTTCGCTGGCAGTCCTTCAGCAGCAATTTGCGCCGTATCAAAGTTCCGGCCAATTGCGGTTGCTGCTGCACACCGTCCCTGTCTCAGCCGATGTGGTGGGCGATCGCGTCGAAGCAGTCACGGTTCGATCAAGCCTGACGGGCGATTCAATGGTGTTACGCGGCAAGTACTTTGTCGATGCCAGCGAAACCGGCGACCTGCTGCCATTGACCGGCACCGAATTCGTCAGCGGTTCGGAAGCGCAGTCGGATACCGGCGAACTGCACGCGGCACCGACGGCCGACCCGAACAACCACCAGGCATTCACGATTTGCTTTGCCGTGGACTACCTGGCCGGCCAAAACCATGTGATCGAACAACCGGCCGAGTGGCAGTTTTGGCGTGACTTTGTCCCTCAGCTGACACCGTCGTGGCCGGGCAAGTTGCTCGATTTTACCTACACCCATCCTTCATCCGGCAATCCGAAAACGTTGGCGTTCGATCCGCAAGGTGGTCGGTCCGTTGGTGGCGTGTTGAACTTGTGGACCTATCGTCGAATCATCGATGCGACATTGTTCAATGCAGGGCGATTCGACAGTGATGTCAGCCTGATCAATTGGCCGCAGAACGACTACCTGCTCGGCAACCTGTTCGGCGATGGACCGGAACAAGCGGAGATGCATCTGGAACGCGCACGGCAATTGAGCCTGTGTTTGTTGTACTGGTTACAGACCGAAGCCCCTCGCTCCGATGGAGGAACGGGATTCGCTGGCTTGCGCCTTCGCGGCGACCTGATGGACAGCGCCGATGGGCTGGCCAAGATGCCGTATGTCCGCGAGTCGCGACGGATTCGGGCCCGGTTCACGGTGTTGGAGGAACACGTCGGTCGAGAGAATCGGAGCATGGTGACCGGGCAGCCGGTCGGCGAAGTCAAAGCGGCTGAGTTCGAGGACTCGGTCGGTGTGGGCAGCTATCACATCGACCTTCATCCCAGCAGCGGAGGAGACAACTACATCGATTTTGCGTCGTTGCCGTTTCAAGTCCCGCTCGGTGCGCTGTTGCCCGTGCGTATGAAAAACCTGCTGCCGGCCAGCAAGAACATCGGCACGACGCACATCACCAACGGTTGTTACCGTTTGCACCCGGTCGAATGGGGCATCGGTGAAGCGGTCGGCTGTCTGGTCGACTTTGCCCTCCAACGCCAGCAGACGCCACACGCGATTGCCCAGACGCCGAGCCTGTTGTCCGACTTTCAAAAGTTGATTCGGCGGCAGGGCATCGAAACTCATTGGAAACTCTGA
- a CDS encoding alginate export family protein encodes MVALAAISNTAADDGSVIPILHETVVVDATEQSSTVLSSTDRIPTPDAQTSCRCRCNAATTCLDWSKFPETIHPMPRPGIFSIPPSGCGNYSAIDALTGQCRPANPPSGYAPFAINAWPFFDADWRYVEKVPDHQRSIVERMKRIHLTDRLLLSTGGEFWLRYSNETNSRLTGNENDYLLSHVRQHLDLWYGDSLRVYGEYVWADSFGEELAPVPPDVDRGDILDLFVDVRLADLAGKPVYLRGGRQELLFGSQRLVTPLPWANKRHSFDGFRLFRQGETFDFDAFWTHYVPPQASEFDSADDNQTFAGLWLTHRPQKGESRDLYYLFYDNENAAMPLGIRRAPFQTHTFGTRWAGSRDGFLWDAEAALQTGQQSDRDQFAAMGTIGMGKHWAKAFWSPSFWLYYDYASGDDDPTSGTSNTFNQQFPFGHYYLGWMDLVGRQNIHDLNAHLYLYPTKWTTVWLQYHHFYLAEERDALYNAGGVPYRHDPTGSAGNNVGDEIDLVINFHLTRYSDLLVSYNKLFGGSFLESTAGPNQASDAESLYLIFQQRW; translated from the coding sequence ATGGTGGCACTTGCCGCCATTTCCAACACGGCGGCCGATGATGGCAGTGTCATTCCCATCCTTCACGAGACGGTCGTTGTCGACGCGACGGAGCAGTCCTCGACCGTCTTGTCGTCCACCGATCGGATACCGACCCCGGATGCCCAGACGTCGTGTCGGTGCCGATGCAATGCCGCGACAACCTGCCTGGATTGGTCCAAGTTCCCCGAAACCATTCATCCGATGCCTCGGCCGGGGATCTTTTCGATTCCGCCAAGTGGTTGCGGAAACTACTCGGCAATTGATGCGCTGACCGGCCAATGCCGCCCCGCCAATCCGCCATCGGGATACGCGCCGTTCGCCATCAATGCTTGGCCATTCTTTGATGCCGATTGGAGGTATGTCGAGAAAGTTCCTGATCACCAGCGTTCCATTGTCGAGCGGATGAAACGCATCCACCTCACCGATCGGTTGTTGCTAAGCACCGGGGGTGAGTTTTGGCTCCGCTACTCCAACGAGACCAACAGCCGACTGACAGGAAACGAAAACGACTATTTGCTAAGCCACGTCCGCCAACACCTGGATCTCTGGTACGGCGACAGCCTTCGTGTGTATGGCGAGTACGTCTGGGCGGACAGTTTTGGGGAAGAACTGGCCCCCGTTCCGCCCGACGTTGACCGCGGAGACATTTTGGACCTGTTCGTTGACGTTCGCCTGGCTGATCTGGCTGGAAAACCCGTCTACTTGCGCGGCGGTCGCCAAGAATTGTTGTTCGGTTCACAGCGACTGGTCACGCCTCTTCCATGGGCGAACAAGCGTCACTCCTTCGACGGATTTCGTTTGTTCCGCCAAGGCGAAACGTTTGACTTCGACGCGTTTTGGACCCACTACGTCCCGCCGCAGGCCAGCGAGTTTGACTCGGCCGATGACAACCAGACATTTGCCGGCTTATGGCTGACTCACCGGCCACAGAAAGGTGAGTCACGCGACCTGTATTATCTGTTCTACGACAATGAAAACGCGGCGATGCCGTTGGGCATCCGCAGAGCCCCGTTCCAAACCCACACGTTTGGAACGCGGTGGGCCGGCAGCCGAGATGGCTTTTTGTGGGATGCGGAAGCAGCGTTGCAGACCGGCCAACAAAGCGATCGTGACCAGTTCGCCGCCATGGGAACGATCGGGATGGGGAAACACTGGGCCAAGGCGTTTTGGTCGCCCTCGTTCTGGCTGTACTACGACTACGCCAGCGGTGACGATGACCCGACATCGGGGACATCCAATACGTTCAACCAACAGTTTCCGTTCGGGCACTACTACCTGGGCTGGATGGATCTTGTCGGCCGTCAAAACATTCATGATCTCAACGCACACTTGTACCTTTATCCCACGAAATGGACGACGGTCTGGCTCCAGTACCATCACTTTTATTTGGCCGAAGAACGCGACGCCCTGTACAACGCCGGCGGTGTCCCGTATCGACACGACCCGACGGGTTCGGCAGGCAACAACGTGGGTGATGAAATTGACTTGGTCATCAATTTCCACCTCACCAGGTATTCCGATCTTCTGGTCAGCTACAACAAGTTGTTCGGCGGAAGCTTTCTTGAGTCCACAGCGGGTCCCAATCAAGCTTCCGACGCCGAAAGTTTGTATCTGATTTTCCAGCAGCGTTGGTGA
- a CDS encoding acetate/propionate family kinase — MTQVLVLNCGSSSIKYELFEMDEGRALASGLVERIGEAKSCLKQTSAECTSNPPSHVAEVAVPHHRQGIDMIRRVLSENASFDGGRHLVGIGHRVVHGGETFSRPTLIDDHVLAAIKGLIPLAPLHNPANLVGMEVARAAFPDVPQVAVFDTAYHQTLPRYAYHYAVPQDWYDSYHVRRYGFHGTSHQYVAKQLARHLGRPAGELNTIVLHLGNGCSASAIRGGVSVDTSMGLTPLEGLMMGTRCGDLDPAILIHMGKEAGMSLAALDAALNKQSGLKGLCGVNDMREVLAMEADGDGAANLAVEIFVYRIKKYIGAYHAVLGRLDAIAFTAGIGQHSPEIRARSCSDLESMGIAIDPALNTAAEPPICEIQTADSRVKVLVVSTDEELEIAQQTLACVRDDQ, encoded by the coding sequence ATGACACAAGTCCTCGTGCTCAACTGCGGCAGCTCGTCGATCAAGTACGAGTTGTTCGAGATGGATGAAGGCCGTGCGCTCGCATCCGGGCTGGTCGAACGAATCGGTGAAGCAAAGAGCTGTCTGAAACAAACCTCGGCCGAATGCACGTCGAACCCACCCTCGCACGTGGCCGAGGTTGCGGTGCCCCATCATCGCCAAGGTATCGACATGATCCGCCGCGTGCTTTCGGAAAACGCAAGCTTTGACGGGGGCCGTCATCTGGTCGGCATCGGACATCGTGTCGTCCACGGCGGCGAAACGTTTTCTCGTCCGACGTTGATTGACGATCATGTCCTGGCGGCAATCAAGGGCTTGATCCCGCTCGCACCGCTACACAACCCGGCCAATTTGGTCGGCATGGAAGTCGCCCGCGCGGCATTCCCGGACGTGCCGCAAGTCGCCGTCTTCGACACCGCCTATCATCAAACCCTGCCGCGATACGCCTATCACTATGCCGTGCCACAAGACTGGTACGATTCCTACCACGTTCGCCGCTACGGTTTTCACGGCACCTCGCATCAATATGTCGCCAAACAGCTCGCGCGTCACCTCGGGCGTCCCGCGGGCGAACTGAACACGATCGTGCTTCATCTGGGCAATGGTTGCAGCGCGAGCGCGATTCGCGGCGGTGTCAGCGTGGATACCTCGATGGGGCTGACGCCGCTGGAAGGGCTGATGATGGGGACGCGCTGCGGCGATCTTGATCCGGCGATCCTGATTCACATGGGCAAAGAGGCCGGGATGAGTCTGGCCGCATTGGACGCGGCGCTCAACAAACAAAGCGGTTTAAAAGGTCTCTGCGGCGTCAACGACATGCGCGAGGTGCTGGCAATGGAGGCCGACGGAGACGGAGCGGCAAATCTGGCGGTCGAGATTTTCGTTTATCGAATCAAGAAGTACATCGGTGCTTATCATGCGGTGCTGGGACGCCTGGATGCGATCGCCTTCACCGCGGGAATCGGCCAACATTCGCCCGAGATCCGAGCCCGCAGCTGCAGCGACCTGGAATCGATGGGCATCGCCATCGACCCCGCGCTCAACACCGCGGCGGAGCCTCCGATCTGCGAAATCCAAACCGCCGACAGCCGCGTGAAAGTCCTGGTCGTCAGCACCGACGAGGAACTCGAGATCGCCCAACAAACCCTCGCCTGCGTTCGAGACGATCAATGA
- a CDS encoding CRTAC1 family protein produces MIRSLIAICFAGLLFGPAAYFRWSSDSAETEGRELISTSTRLQRYGFSLQEVSKEVGVDFVHQPPQVDERLSHIEPQVSAMGASVSIVDVDQDGWQDFFLTSSAPGAKNHFYRNLGDGTFEEIAEQLGLADLNSDGVGACMGSAWADFDNDGFDDVLVYRWGRQELLKNHQGKRFEKVGDSSGLPAWANIGTATWLDYDRDGRVDLFLAGYWPDDVRLNQLVDTRIMPESFEYADNGGHNWMLRNVGGGQFVDVTDEIGVDSTRWTLAVVAADFDDDSFVDLFLANDYGVSELFRNEGGKRFREIGKDSGVGFAPKSGMNASVGDVLNQGRLSIYESNISEEGVLLQGNNLWFPSDDESIRFQNMASVMGVELGGWSFGAQFGDLNNDGFTDLCVTNGYVSGDQGTSYWYDFSQITGGHEQIISDASNWPDMRRRSLAGYQSTRLWVNDGAGSFRDVAQWVGVTDRYDGRAIALADFRNRGVLDVVVANQRGPALVYQNTVDPSRHWIAFDLEGTDSNRSAIGARVRVFWNGQQQLQEKVAASGYSSQNQSRLHFGLGEASNIDRVVIRWPSGKEQEISAPAIDQVHKIREVR; encoded by the coding sequence ATGATTCGCTCATTAATCGCAATTTGCTTTGCCGGTTTGCTGTTTGGTCCGGCCGCATATTTTCGTTGGTCGTCCGATAGCGCGGAAACCGAAGGCCGAGAATTGATTTCGACCAGCACTCGGCTGCAACGCTATGGATTCTCTCTCCAAGAAGTCAGCAAAGAGGTCGGGGTCGATTTCGTGCATCAACCTCCGCAAGTCGACGAGCGACTCAGCCACATCGAACCTCAGGTCTCCGCAATGGGGGCAAGCGTCTCGATCGTCGATGTGGATCAAGATGGCTGGCAAGACTTCTTTCTCACCTCCAGTGCCCCTGGAGCAAAGAATCACTTTTACCGCAACCTGGGCGACGGCACGTTTGAAGAGATTGCGGAACAGCTCGGTTTGGCAGATCTAAATTCAGACGGCGTGGGCGCATGCATGGGGTCGGCCTGGGCCGACTTTGACAATGACGGATTTGACGACGTGTTGGTCTATCGCTGGGGACGTCAAGAATTGCTGAAAAACCACCAGGGGAAACGGTTTGAAAAAGTCGGCGATTCGTCCGGGCTGCCCGCTTGGGCCAACATCGGCACGGCGACCTGGCTGGACTACGACCGCGACGGACGGGTCGACCTGTTCCTGGCCGGCTACTGGCCGGACGATGTACGTCTGAATCAATTGGTTGACACGCGAATCATGCCCGAGAGCTTTGAGTACGCCGACAATGGGGGGCACAACTGGATGCTACGTAATGTCGGCGGCGGCCAATTCGTGGACGTCACGGACGAAATCGGCGTCGACAGCACCCGCTGGACGCTGGCGGTGGTGGCGGCCGACTTCGACGACGACTCCTTTGTTGATCTTTTCCTGGCCAACGACTACGGCGTTTCCGAACTCTTTCGAAATGAAGGCGGAAAACGTTTTCGAGAGATCGGTAAGGACTCGGGAGTCGGGTTCGCGCCCAAGAGCGGGATGAACGCGTCGGTCGGCGACGTTTTGAACCAAGGCCGACTTTCGATCTATGAATCGAATATTTCAGAAGAAGGTGTGCTGCTTCAAGGCAATAACTTGTGGTTCCCATCGGACGACGAATCCATTCGCTTCCAGAACATGGCTTCGGTGATGGGAGTGGAACTCGGGGGCTGGAGTTTTGGAGCCCAGTTCGGCGACCTAAACAACGACGGGTTCACCGACCTTTGTGTGACCAACGGTTACGTTTCGGGCGACCAAGGGACGAGCTACTGGTACGACTTTTCTCAAATCACCGGTGGGCATGAACAAATCATCTCCGACGCGTCCAATTGGCCAGACATGCGCAGGCGCAGCCTGGCCGGCTATCAATCGACGCGTCTGTGGGTCAACGACGGTGCCGGCAGCTTCCGAGACGTCGCGCAGTGGGTGGGCGTGACCGACCGGTACGATGGCCGCGCGATCGCGCTGGCTGATTTCCGAAATCGCGGCGTTCTCGATGTCGTAGTTGCAAACCAGCGTGGCCCGGCACTGGTGTATCAAAACACCGTCGATCCGTCACGACATTGGATTGCGTTCGACCTGGAAGGAACCGACAGCAATCGCAGTGCGATCGGTGCTCGGGTGCGCGTGTTTTGGAACGGTCAGCAGCAATTGCAGGAAAAAGTTGCTGCGAGTGGCTATTCCTCGCAAAACCAAAGCCGTCTGCATTTCGGCCTCGGGGAGGCGTCCAACATTGACCGCGTCGTCATCCGATGGCCGAGTGGAAAGGAACAAGAGATCAGTGCGCCTGCGATTGATCAGGTCCACAAGATTCGAGAGGTACGATGA
- the pta gene encoding phosphate acetyltransferase, with amino-acid sequence MAQSLYIAASEPDSGKSLVVLGIMEMLSRRVERLGFFRPIIRSDGKRDNDTELLLKRYSLSQSYEQSYAFPSDEAEEIATEKGLSVLLRIILEKYKAIEAQCDFVLCEGTDFDGVTSAFDFDLSAQIATHLGTPVLNVLSGRNKSPESIRSAAHATRIAMIDEGCTVTANIVNRVAAEQMDAVRDEVRKSWDYEDPILFVADEPTLESPTVGAVAEALGAVPIRDCEMDLNREIRTIAVAAMQLPHFLQRVQENKLVITPGDRSDILLGCLATVASDNYPQISGIVLTGGMRPPESVTRLIEGIRRPLIPTFAVDTDTYETVRNVMAVEGVISADNERKIQAALGVFESSIDPEVLFQRIDVARSRVVTPAMFEYELIEQAKRKRQRIVLPEGEEERILRATEILRRRDVAEIVLLGNPAKIRTLADELAIDLTDVEIIDPSDNPYLDSFARTFYQLRQHKGVTEDQAHDTVQDVSYFGTMMVYAGIADGMVSGSAHTTAHTIRPALQIIRTKPGCSIVSSVFLMCLKDRVLVYGDCAINPRPNPAELADIAISSAGTAKAFGIEPVIAMLSYSTGQSGSGEEVERVKQATALVRQARPDLLIEGPIQYDAAIDPGVAKTKLPDSQIAGRASVFIFPDLNTGNNTYKAVQRAANAVAIGPVLQGLKKPVNDLSRGCTVIDIVNTVAITAIQSQRHENGDTA; translated from the coding sequence ATGGCTCAAAGTCTTTACATCGCCGCGTCCGAACCGGACAGCGGCAAATCGCTCGTCGTGCTAGGCATCATGGAGATGTTGTCCCGACGCGTCGAGCGTCTGGGCTTCTTTCGTCCGATCATTCGTAGCGACGGTAAACGTGACAACGACACCGAATTGCTGTTAAAACGCTACTCGTTGTCGCAAAGCTACGAACAAAGCTATGCGTTCCCATCGGATGAAGCCGAAGAGATCGCGACGGAAAAAGGGCTATCGGTCCTGTTGAGGATCATCTTGGAAAAGTACAAGGCGATCGAAGCACAGTGCGATTTCGTGCTCTGTGAAGGCACCGATTTTGACGGCGTCACGTCCGCATTCGATTTTGATCTCAGTGCACAGATCGCGACCCACCTCGGCACGCCCGTGCTGAACGTCCTTTCCGGTCGCAATAAATCCCCCGAGAGTATCCGCAGCGCCGCTCATGCCACGCGAATCGCGATGATCGATGAAGGCTGCACGGTGACCGCCAACATCGTCAATCGCGTCGCGGCCGAGCAGATGGATGCCGTCCGCGATGAAGTCCGGAAAAGCTGGGACTACGAAGACCCGATTCTGTTCGTTGCCGACGAACCGACCTTGGAATCCCCCACGGTCGGCGCGGTGGCCGAGGCGCTCGGTGCGGTCCCCATTCGTGACTGCGAAATGGATCTCAATCGCGAGATTCGGACGATCGCAGTCGCCGCGATGCAGTTGCCCCATTTCTTGCAGCGCGTGCAGGAAAACAAGTTGGTGATCACTCCGGGGGATCGATCCGACATTCTGCTCGGCTGTCTGGCCACCGTCGCCTCGGACAATTACCCCCAAATTTCCGGCATCGTACTGACCGGTGGAATGCGACCTCCCGAGAGCGTGACCCGGTTAATCGAAGGGATTCGTCGTCCCTTGATTCCGACCTTTGCTGTCGACACCGACACGTATGAAACGGTCCGAAATGTGATGGCGGTCGAAGGGGTGATTAGCGCCGACAATGAACGCAAAATCCAAGCCGCACTGGGGGTCTTCGAGTCATCGATTGATCCGGAAGTTTTGTTCCAGCGGATCGATGTCGCCCGTTCCAGAGTCGTCACCCCGGCAATGTTCGAATACGAGTTGATCGAACAGGCGAAACGAAAACGCCAACGGATCGTGTTGCCCGAAGGGGAAGAGGAGCGCATTCTGCGGGCAACCGAAATCTTGCGACGACGCGATGTGGCCGAAATTGTTCTGCTGGGAAACCCGGCTAAAATCCGAACGCTGGCCGACGAACTCGCAATCGACCTGACCGACGTCGAGATCATCGACCCCAGCGACAATCCGTATCTGGATTCGTTCGCGCGCACGTTCTACCAGCTGCGACAGCACAAGGGAGTGACCGAAGACCAGGCCCATGATACGGTTCAGGACGTCAGCTATTTCGGGACCATGATGGTTTACGCGGGGATCGCCGACGGGATGGTTTCCGGATCCGCCCACACGACGGCACACACCATCCGCCCCGCGCTGCAAATCATCCGGACCAAGCCGGGCTGCTCGATCGTTTCCAGCGTGTTTCTGATGTGCTTAAAAGATCGCGTGCTGGTGTATGGTGATTGCGCGATCAACCCCAGGCCGAACCCGGCGGAGTTGGCCGATATCGCGATCAGCTCGGCGGGGACGGCCAAGGCGTTCGGGATCGAACCGGTCATCGCCATGCTGTCCTATTCCACCGGCCAATCGGGCAGCGGAGAGGAAGTGGAACGGGTCAAGCAAGCGACCGCGCTGGTCCGCCAGGCCCGCCCCGATCTGTTGATCGAGGGGCCGATTCAATACGACGCGGCGATCGACCCCGGCGTCGCCAAAACCAAATTGCCCGACAGCCAGATCGCCGGCCGCGCGAGCGTCTTCATTTTTCCCGACCTGAACACCGGCAACAACACCTACAAAGCGGTACAGCGTGCCGCCAACGCCGTGGCGATCGGTCCCGTTTTGCAGGGGCTGAAGAAACCCGTCAATGACCTCAGTCGCGGCTGCACCGTGATCGACATCGTCAATACAGTCGCCATCACGGCGATCCAATCGCAGCGTCACGAGAACGGAGACACGGCATGA